Within Ipomoea triloba cultivar NCNSP0323 chromosome 9, ASM357664v1, the genomic segment GGACGAAAGTTCATATGCCAAAGAATTAGCATCTGCTGTAGCTATTGTTAAATGCGCAGTCAGAAAGAGTGTCAAATCACttgaacaaaaatgaaatattagttGCTTGGCTACAGCACCAAAGAGTTACCCCGTCCTGCTGTCCACAAAAACAGAATATTGCCACACAAAATAGACAGATGGTCGTATCATATGAAGTGACACAACCAGGGTCTGGCTAGTGTCATATATCAAAAAAGGGCTGGTTTTTAGGTATGAAAGCCTGTCATGTGAAACTGGCTCTAGCAGAAAAGGATCAGAGATACTCAACTACAAAGGAATGTCAGAAGAATCCAAATCAAGAGAAGCTTATCATGAGAATGAACATGGGTTTTGATTTTGGTTATCATGGGACAAAGCCACTCAGCTAAAACTGATAACCCTGAAGCAACATGATGTGACCAGAGAATTCATGGGTTTTGATTTTGGTTAACCCAGTGAACACAAAGAGTTTAAGTGATTAAATCTGTTAACTAAAAGCAACAATACTTCATGCCAGCTCCCTATCTGCTAGGTTCCTAGGTAGGGTTGGTTTTAATTGCCAAGGTTTCTTTCTTACTAGTCTGCCTTTTCCCTAATTTAATTGGCTTTTCCGTTTAGTCATGACTTGACACCTCCTATGTTGTATGTACCAAATTGATTGGTTGTGCAAATGACTAGGCCATAATATAGTTCATCAGTTAGACTTTGGTACTTTAGCATCATTTTATTCTCCAATATCCAACTGTACATCTGTAAATTTCTTAAACTACATGGTCCATCCATTCCTTAGATTCTACTAAACAGGTAAAAGAGCACACCAAACACCAACTGGATGGGGATGCTGGCTAAAACTCACTAAAGAACTACTCCTAGTAGACCTTTTGTATAGATATCTATATAATCAATAATACCACTAGTTTAGTATAAAAAAACACTCTTAATAGTTATATAGTGTCAAAACTATTACAAGCAGGAAATCTATGAAACCTCCCAAAATGCtagtttttaatgttttgattAAATCAACTATATAACAGGTGAAAGATGCCTAACTGTTTGATGCAAAACtttataacatcaaaacactcCATTTCATCTCTCTCACCAAATCAATGAAGATCAATAAGAAATACCTTAGGAACAGCATTATATTTTACATAGAAGTGAAACATCAGAACAGAACCCTTCATATGATgctaaaataaagtaaataccAACattaaagattcaaactttcaATGGAAATGGTCCAAGCAAAGataaaacatttttcatgaACGCTTAGTTTCTGATTATGAAACAAACTATGTCCCGTAGATGAAATTATTGCTATCATCAAAGTGTAAACCAAAAATCTGAAGCAGCTATCTCTAATAGCAAAAACTCAAAATAGAATCAAAAAGATAAactggaaaataaattaataataagaagaagaatttggatCACCGGTTAAGACGATCAATTGGTCTTTGGATCAGGCATAGGGAAGAGACCAGCTCCAGCAGCTCCGCGCGGCGGTGCGAACCCTAGGAACTTCTGAAGATTCGTGCGAATACTGATCGAGCAAAGGAAGTACAAAAATGCCATCGAACAATCCGTCATGTCCTCCCCGGGCAACCCTCGGTGGCTCATCTTCTGAACGAGTTTTATGGGCACAAAGGGCAATTTCGCCACAGGCTTCCCCTCAAACAGGTTGTTAAGGAAGCCGAAGACCAGGAATAGAACCACCGCGACTACAAACCCTGATTTGAACTTGAAGAGTGAGAGGTCGCGACTGGACTCCTTGAGCGAGGTCTCGACCCGGTCGATTTTCTTGGTTTTGGACTTCTTAGTGGTCAGGAAAGCGGCGGGATTGGACGATTCGAGAGTTTTCATGGTCTCGAGCTTCTTGGAGGCCTTGTCGATGGTGGATTTCAGAGACTTGTAAGAGGCCGTGCGGTAGATTAGGAGCCAGGAGATAGCTTCGCAGATTACGGCGGTGCAGATTGAGATGCCGACGACGGTGAGGCTGTCGGAGTACCTGAGATTAGAGAACGTTGTCGCCGCCATCTGTACGGCCTGGCCGGGATATTGAAGGGAAGAGGGAGGAAACTTCTTCCGATGGGAAGATGGGGGACTTCTTTTTATGGGCAAAGTTTGACTTCCACACTATAACCTCATAACTTAATGAAAAGGGAATTCCTTTGAGAGTTTTAGGCGGTTGGTTTATTCAATCAAGAATACctttatcaaattttataaaatttaaatgatttttataggaaatttttaaaattttgttatgaaATATTATAGCAAAAATTTGTATGAGGTGGTCTCACGGACCCTTGTCCGTATAGGGAATTTAAGCATATTTGGACCACACTCACTTTTGTTAACAGCGCCTCTACTGAGGTTCAAACATACTCTCTTCTACATGAGAGTGCAATCGGATGACACTAGACCACACTCACTTTTGTTAAGATGTTAACTCGACATGGTTGTGGTGGAGCATGATTTGGGCTAGAGTGATAGGAGTGGCACCACCCAAGTTGTTGCACTTCAAGTTGCTATTATAGTTATCAGTTGCACAAGTGGCCATTGACATACTGTTGTGGATGGAAGTGAAGAATGAAGATGATTTTAGGTGAAAAATAAACTTGAAGAGTTATACAAGTATTTGACTGGAAAGTCGATTAATTTTGATCATGAATAGACAAATACAAccctaaatatttttaattagatgAAAGTTAACCAGATTAAGCCATGAAAGGACTTAAGTtgctaaaaaaattgatattcatGCACTAAAGCTACTAATTTTAACATATGAGAACCTAAATTGAGAGACGACCATAGTTTTGggagtataatatattttaaatgaaCGTACTATTTGAgacattttcaaataaatttttgtataaaaagtttctattaaatatttaaatgctTACACTATTACACTACTTTGTTTACACTATAAGCTATTTTCCataaaaattttactaattGGAAGTGCATGCCCAGCCCCATCACCCATCTGAAGGAgcctaattttgatttttttttttttgggtgtgtttggaGACACAACAGAATCTTTCGGGTGTCATCAACGATCAACCCTTCTTTCTGAATTCTCGAAATACAGGAAAAAAGACGTGCGGTGTAATATTTAGAGAGATACAGAGAGAAGGGTGTTGGAAATGGGGTGGCAAGGTGTGTTTCTGGGAGGAATAGCTTCATGGGTTGTGATATCTTCAATTCTTAAAGTGACTGAAAAGCTTAGATCGCTCATTCAACCAAGTATTTGTGATGAATGAGATGAGAGATTAGATTATAAAATGTACCATTAATAAAGGAGGATATGACGAATCAACTGACAAAGGTTCCAAATACAGTAATATTTCTACATACATCTCTCAGTTCCAAGCTTTACTGTGCTAAGGAACTCCAAACACCACACTTATAGACTTGAATTCAAAGGATATTACATCTTTAATCAGTGATTAACATGCAATTTCTTTGCTCCCATCTTGTTggagaaaaaggaagaaaaaaaaactcaccaaaaaaaaaaaaaaacacaagaaaaaaaaaaataagaaaaagagcACCAGTACTATACTTCCATTACAATAAGCTGCAGACATTAACACTTTGAAGAAGCATTATGTGTGGCCCTTAGCTGCATGAGCCTCTCCCTTTCATGACATGCCTCCTTAGCCCCGGAATGTGGACATTAGAGATATAATCTTTCCAATCTATACTCTCGACGTCGAACCCAAATTGCCATCGTTCTTCATTAGACATGCATTCCATCAATTTCTGGGCATTGCTGTTATCAAACCTGCAGTTTCAGGGTTGTTAAAAGCACAGAAACTCACAAAAACCCGAAGAAATTCCGTTCAAGTGTGACACTAAACTATCCATCTTTCTCACCTTCCACCATAAAAAGTGTAGGGTTCATAGATGCTGGCCAAGTACTTTGCTTGCTCCACTGATTTTCTGCAGATGTTTTCGAGCTTGGTCGATAGCTTTCCCTTGGAATCCCCCAAAGCGGTTAGTCCACTTCTGTCAATCGCGTCTCGCCATAAGTGGGAAGATAAGGCTTCCATGGAGCTGAACAGCTTCATTCTTGGCACATCAATTGGTTTCCCCTTTGAGTCAATGTAGGGCTTGGATTGGAAATGCTCATACAGCAACCTCGCCAGGTCGTTGAAGACTAACGGGTTTACAACAGACGAAGCGATGTGGTAAATGCTGGTTCCCGGTTTTCCACCCGCCCCGTGCTTTGCCATGGCTGCTAAGGTTGCATTTACAACCATATCTGCTGGAACCTGAAGCACAACAAGTATCTCAGCaatttgggaagaaaaaaaaaaaactaaatttcgGGTTAATAAAGACATGAACTTACCACATCAAGTACTCCATTGGGGTCTACAAGGAATCCTGAAAGTTGCCCTTTCCCATAGTGCAAAATAATTGGATCCATCATCCTCCATGATAGCAATGTTTAAGGTTTTAAGGTTTAAGGTTAGTCTAGGACGAACAGAACAGTACAAGAAACTGTCTGATGAAAAAGGATTGAGTTTAATTTATCTCGAATTACCTGTTTCCTTCCATCCATCCGGGGAATGGTTCTTTATGTGTGCTCTCGATGACACTAGGCCGAACTATAACCACCGGTATATTACCCCTCATATTATCAATCATCATTTCCCCCATAGCCTTTGTGAAGACATAAGTGTCTTGCCACCCAAATTTGTTTGCTCTGAACATGCAAAAACCTTTCTTTAATTCTCAGAACTCTGTActtgccatttttttttaactagaATGGCTATGGCACGAAAGTTTTCGATGCATTACCTCTCTAGCCCGAGTTCTTTCATCTTCTGAGCCATTTCCCCATCTTGGAGACCTTGTTTAGCACTCAAAACCATCTCCATCTCATCCTCAACATTCAGCTTAGGGACTGAAGTTTCTTGATTCCCATTCACCACACTTTCGCCCGCTATACTTTCACCAATGCAGAACGGTTTCTCTATGATCCTTCCTTGTCGTTGTCCATTCACATAAGCTGTTCATCCAAATAAAAATCAACACAGATTAAAACCATTAACAGAATCATTCGTGATCATGAAAGCTATGAATAACACAGCACAACACAACACACCTGTTGAAACATGGAGGAAGAGCTTAAGCTTGTGGCATTGATGGGCGAATTTCATTAGGCGATTAGGCCCCCCGGTGTTTATATCAAGAGCAACATCATATCTGAAAAACCCCACACAAAAAATTTCAGCACACACACACAGGCTGAAATAGAAGATTCAGAACAAAACAGAAGTGTATGCAAATTAAAGCAACCTTTCATCAAAGGTTGTATTAGCTGCAGAGTTTACGATGATGTCGACCTCCTTGGCAATCACCTCAGCCGTGTGATCATCTATTCCAAGGCCAGATTCACACACATTCCCGACCACGGGAACCAACTTGCTGAGCATGAAGACTAGGTAAGATTTCCCATAGGTTTGTTTCAGAAACTTGAACAGCTCAGCACTGATGATCTATAAAGCCATGAGGAAATATGTGAGTAAAAACCAGAAAGACAGGAAAAAAAAGCCattttagcatatatatatatatagactaacTTCTTTTTTCAATCTATCCATAGCAACTTCTTTGTTGTCTGCCTTGATTAAGATGTATATTTTGTGCACATCAGGCACTGTCCTCAGAATCTTCTCAATCAGAACTGAGAATAAACACCAATGAATATAAACATGCATATTATGATCAtcaaaaaccaacaaaatctGAGACTCtgcaacaacaataacaataccTTTCCCTAAAAAACCAGTTCCACCAGTGATGAGAAAGGACTTCCCTCTAAGGAACCTAACAATGCCAATACCATCTTCATGCTTCTCTACATAAGACACCAATTCCTTCACCCCAACATTCTCAGCAGCAGTAGTAGCAGCAGCAGTCCCATTCGGGGCCAAAAGCAAGCTCCCGGCCTCCATTAGCGCCGCCTTGCTGCCCTGATCCACCGCCCTCCCGACAACAGAGGACATGTTACTCCCACCACCCTGGCAGTAAACCATGTTCTTGATCCTGACAGGGAAACACAGTCTATGCTTCGAGACGACGAAACAAAGCCTTCTTGTTCTGGGGagaaaggaggaggaggaggaagaggaaagATAAAAAGTGTCCATTTGTGGGAAGAAATGGAATAGAGAGAGTGCAGTGCAGTGTGCAGTGAGGTAGCTAGCTAACCACCAGCACACTaacttttcttgtttttttttttgttttgtttttggggCTTTTGggaaaaaagaaagtaaaaaacaAGTTAACAAACTTGAATCTATCAATCAAAACAGGAGAGTTTTGGTTAGATTTAAGAGGGAGATAAAGAGTGAGACGATGAAGCAAAGAGTGTTTGGTTGAGGTTTTAAGGGAGAGTGGGGGAGATGAAAGTTAGGAGAAATGGCTAAAGGCTCTCTTTTTGCCACCCTCCTTCACACAATTCTAACAAACGGCTTAGATGccgcttctctctctctcttcccatCTTCTTTATATACTTACtctccctttttctttttcttttttttcccccttttcatttccatttttcaacTTTCTTGCGTGATGACTCCacttattattttaacatttaacCACAAACGGTGTGGATCGTGTGCCTATATCatattacataattatattattccattttttttattctcctCATGGACCTCACccatttttcatattaatttctGCCTTGTGATATAATGGGGTAGTTTGATATTTCTTGAAAGCAAAAACCGAAGATAGATTACTGTATAAGAGCTTAAACAAAGTCAGGTGAGGCAGAGTCTCAATACAACGGTCCAGTATAATTGTcggtttatatttttttcctagAGGAATGAAggattggaaaagaaaaattaaaaaaaaatgttcacttcaacatttttttgtaatttaaaaataaaaaataaaaatctagagaattaaaataaatgcaacTTAAATTTTGCTTAGGACGATTAATGgtttattttgaataatttgtgtggatttatgaataattaataaaaattaaagtttattttgaagtcacattattttgaaaaacaaattgTTAACGACAAGTGTGTGTCGGATTGTTATTCGAcataataataaactaacatATATCTTTCTAAAGTGAGCTTTTTAggacaaaaataacaattttggaTACGTTaggtaataattatattaattattattaattaatataataataataagacgcCGTAATAACTTTGGAAAtaaataatctttttaaaattaaaaaactttaGAAAGTTTGCAATCAAATTTGAAGTTGCGGGCATTTTTAGTTAAACCTAACTTTTACCTGGTAGTTGAGGGGATAAGCCAACTTAGATCGCTGGGGATAAACGAATTCAGGTTACTCATAGTTGAATGTCTCAAAACAAGAAAGACAATATACAATTGACATAAGGAATTaaacttggaaccttgtggtGTCTAGTCAACTCGACTGGAGTTGTCCAAGTATAGTgctttttatgatttttttgaattgtttaaaaaatattatgtaacttatttttaagtataaaaccttttttttcattttatttattcataaaattgaagaaaatttcaatttagtaaATAGAGCTTATCAACGGAAAATCCAACATCAACA encodes:
- the LOC116028704 gene encoding calcium load-activated calcium channel-like, encoding MAATTFSNLRYSDSLTVVGISICTAVICEAISWLLIYRTASYKSLKSTIDKASKKLETMKTLESSNPAAFLTTKKSKTKKIDRVETSLKESSRDLSLFKFKSGFVVAVVLFLVFGFLNNLFEGKPVAKLPFVPIKLVQKMSHRGLPGEDMTDCSMAFLYFLCSISIRTNLQKFLGFAPPRGAAGAGLFPMPDPKTN
- the LOC116030469 gene encoding fatty acyl-CoA reductase 2, coding for MDTFYLSSSSSSSFLPRTRRLCFVVSKHRLCFPVRIKNMVYCQGGGSNMSSVVGRAVDQGSKAALMEAGSLLLAPNGTAAATTAAENVGVKELVSYVEKHEDGIGIVRFLRGKSFLITGGTGFLGKVLIEKILRTVPDVHKIYILIKADNKEVAMDRLKKEIISAELFKFLKQTYGKSYLVFMLSKLVPVVGNVCESGLGIDDHTAEVIAKEVDIIVNSAANTTFDERYDVALDINTGGPNRLMKFAHQCHKLKLFLHVSTAYVNGQRQGRIIEKPFCIGESIAGESVVNGNQETSVPKLNVEDEMEMVLSAKQGLQDGEMAQKMKELGLERANKFGWQDTYVFTKAMGEMMIDNMRGNIPVVIVRPSVIESTHKEPFPGWMEGNRMMDPIILHYGKGQLSGFLVDPNGVLDVVPADMVVNATLAAMAKHGAGGKPGTSIYHIASSVVNPLVFNDLARLLYEHFQSKPYIDSKGKPIDVPRMKLFSSMEALSSHLWRDAIDRSGLTALGDSKGKLSTKLENICRKSVEQAKYLASIYEPYTFYGGRFDNSNAQKLMECMSNEERWQFGFDVESIDWKDYISNVHIPGLRRHVMKGRGSCS